One segment of Thermincola ferriacetica DNA contains the following:
- the adhE gene encoding bifunctional acetaldehyde-CoA/alcohol dehydrogenase, which produces MEQKDVSIDRRMVSQEIDALVRNAQEAQMEFYRFNQEQVDKIVKAMALAGLDHHMELARLAVEETGRGVYEDKITKNIFATESVYHSIKYHKTVGIIHVNEEEDYMEVAEPVGVIAGITPVTNPSSTTMFKSLIAMKTRNPIIFSFHPGSQKTCATAAKIMRDAAVQAGAPANCISWIEHPSIEAANMLMHHPGVSLILATGGASMVKAAYSAGKPALGVGPGNVPCYIEQSANLKRAVTDIIMSKTFDNGMICASEQGLFVDSAVSNQVMRLLADNGCYFLAPEEVKRLEDFATCQHSCSLNPDIVGQSAFKIAQMAGISVPGDTKILIAVLEGIGPEYPLSREKLSPILAYYTVSDFREGITRAEEMVEFGGLGHSAVIHSENQAVINEFAKRVRVGRVIVNAPATHGAIGELYNTNMPSLTLGCGSMGHNSTTSNVSAVNLVNIKRVARRRVKMQWFRVPERIYFESGSVQYLAKMPNVNRAIIVCDPAMVEHGYVEKVIYHLNKRENHVAIEIFSDVEPDPSVETVMKGCEVMRRFQPDTIIALGGGSALDAAKGMWLFYEYPDVEFEFLKLKFLDIRKRTYKYPKLGRRAKMVAIPTTSGTGSEVTAFAVITDKGRAVKYPLADYELTPDVAIVDFDFVMTVPPAVTADTGMDVLTHAIEAYVSVMASDYTDGLALKAIELVFQYLPRAYKNGSDRVAREKMHNASTIAGMAFTNAFLGINHSLAHKLGGEFHIPHGRANAILLPYVIEYNAQRPTKFVSWPKYEYYVAPEKYQRIARYLGLPASSVEEGVASLIQAIRRLMKELNMPSTIGECGVDPDEFIRKLPMLAEKAFEDQTTVTNPRMPLIEELKEIYIKAFGPPLSQSQPFAPQTDNHYKQVRAADNSKPMGEEFHSRLN; this is translated from the coding sequence ATGGAACAGAAAGATGTTTCTATTGACAGGCGCATGGTTTCTCAGGAGATTGATGCCCTGGTCAGAAATGCCCAGGAGGCGCAAATGGAATTCTACAGGTTTAACCAGGAGCAGGTTGATAAAATTGTTAAAGCAATGGCTCTGGCGGGATTGGACCACCATATGGAACTGGCCAGGTTGGCTGTTGAAGAAACGGGCCGTGGCGTTTATGAGGACAAGATTACCAAAAATATATTTGCCACGGAGTCTGTGTACCATAGCATTAAATACCATAAAACTGTCGGCATAATACATGTAAACGAAGAGGAAGATTACATGGAAGTGGCAGAACCTGTAGGTGTGATAGCGGGCATAACACCGGTAACGAACCCGTCTTCCACTACGATGTTTAAGTCACTGATTGCCATGAAAACACGCAATCCCATTATTTTCAGCTTTCACCCGGGATCCCAGAAAACCTGTGCTACGGCAGCCAAAATTATGCGGGATGCTGCTGTACAGGCCGGAGCGCCGGCTAACTGTATAAGCTGGATAGAACACCCTTCCATAGAAGCGGCCAATATGTTGATGCACCATCCCGGAGTTTCTCTGATCCTGGCCACAGGAGGAGCCTCCATGGTCAAAGCGGCGTACAGCGCCGGCAAACCTGCCCTGGGCGTGGGGCCGGGTAATGTGCCGTGTTATATAGAGCAAAGCGCAAATTTAAAGAGAGCAGTCACGGATATCATTATGAGTAAGACCTTTGACAACGGCATGATTTGCGCATCGGAGCAAGGCCTGTTTGTAGACAGCGCTGTCAGTAACCAGGTTATGCGGCTGTTGGCAGACAACGGTTGTTACTTCCTGGCGCCGGAGGAAGTCAAAAGGCTGGAGGATTTTGCCACCTGCCAGCACAGTTGCTCGTTAAACCCTGATATAGTTGGGCAGTCAGCCTTTAAGATAGCCCAAATGGCAGGTATTTCGGTACCCGGGGATACCAAGATACTGATAGCTGTTCTGGAAGGTATCGGACCGGAATATCCCCTGTCACGGGAAAAGCTGAGCCCTATTTTGGCCTATTATACGGTCAGTGATTTCCGGGAAGGGATTACCCGGGCCGAAGAAATGGTGGAATTTGGCGGTTTGGGGCATTCGGCGGTTATACATTCGGAAAACCAGGCTGTCATTAACGAATTTGCCAAAAGGGTCCGTGTAGGCCGGGTGATAGTTAATGCTCCCGCTACCCATGGCGCCATTGGGGAGTTATACAATACCAATATGCCGTCTCTGACCTTGGGCTGTGGTTCCATGGGCCACAATTCCACTACTTCAAATGTCAGCGCCGTAAACCTGGTGAATATCAAAAGGGTGGCCAGGAGGAGAGTAAAAATGCAGTGGTTCAGGGTTCCGGAGCGGATATACTTTGAGTCCGGGTCAGTACAATACCTGGCGAAAATGCCCAATGTAAACAGGGCGATTATAGTCTGCGATCCGGCTATGGTGGAACATGGTTATGTAGAAAAAGTGATATATCATTTAAATAAAAGGGAAAACCATGTGGCCATTGAAATTTTTTCCGACGTTGAACCCGATCCTTCTGTGGAAACGGTGATGAAGGGCTGTGAAGTAATGCGGCGCTTTCAGCCTGATACGATAATTGCCCTGGGCGGCGGTTCGGCCCTGGATGCGGCCAAAGGTATGTGGTTGTTTTACGAATACCCTGATGTCGAATTTGAGTTTCTCAAACTCAAGTTTCTTGATATTCGCAAACGTACTTATAAGTACCCGAAACTGGGCCGCAGAGCAAAAATGGTGGCCATTCCCACTACCAGCGGTACGGGTTCGGAAGTAACGGCTTTTGCGGTTATTACCGATAAAGGACGGGCTGTTAAGTATCCTCTGGCTGATTACGAATTAACTCCTGATGTGGCTATCGTGGACTTTGACTTTGTCATGACGGTACCGCCTGCTGTTACGGCAGATACGGGTATGGATGTTCTGACCCATGCTATCGAAGCTTACGTTTCGGTCATGGCTTCCGATTATACCGACGGTTTGGCTTTAAAGGCTATCGAACTGGTCTTCCAGTACCTGCCAAGAGCTTATAAGAACGGCTCCGACCGGGTGGCGCGGGAAAAAATGCATAATGCTTCTACTATTGCCGGCATGGCTTTTACCAATGCTTTTTTAGGGATAAACCACAGTCTGGCCCATAAACTGGGCGGAGAGTTTCATATTCCCCATGGTCGGGCCAATGCTATCCTGCTGCCTTATGTTATCGAATACAATGCTCAGCGACCCACCAAATTTGTTTCCTGGCCCAAGTATGAGTACTATGTTGCGCCCGAAAAATATCAGAGGATTGCCAGGTATCTGGGACTGCCGGCAAGCAGTGTGGAAGAGGGCGTAGCCAGTCTGATTCAGGCTATCCGGCGATTGATGAAGGAACTCAATATGCCGTCAACTATAGGTGAATGCGGCGTCGATCCCGACGAATTTATCCGCAAACTGCCGATGCTGGCGGAAAAAGCTTTTGAGGACCAGACGACTGTTACCAATCCCAGGATGCCCCTGATAGAAGAATTAAAAGAAATTTATATTAAGGCCTTTGGACCTCCGCTGAGCCAATCCCAGCCCTTTGCGCCTCAGACGGACAACCATTATAAACAGGTAAGGGCTGCGGATAACTCCAAGCCTATGGGAGAAGAATTCCATAGTAGATTAAATTGA
- a CDS encoding efflux RND transporter permease subunit gives MNLTQLSIKRPAMMTMVIMVFVVLGLYTYHRMGAELFPSVNLPYVAVVTNYPGAGAEEIETQITKPLEDELASLSQLKRIRSQASEGFTFTVLEFEMSADADKAAMDVQKKVDMIKGRLPEDASDPVVYKQDINDQPVLIMALQSKRPLYETKKMAEDMIKDRLQKIAGVADVSVVGGQKREIVVSVDKAKLAGYGLSLNQIINRLRAENLNQPSGRLDRPEAEYNVRVLGEFKSLDDIRNLDIPTGNGASVPLSAVATVTDGYQEVREYSRVNGISAVSLMVFKQSDASIVEVGERVKEEIDKIQRELPEDVKIIVSRDTSQFIRTSLDDTRNSIIEGICTTALALYIFLREWRSTVIVALAIPTSLLAALMMMFFAGFTFNMLSLMGLALCIGILVDDSIVVIENIHRHLKMGKDPATAALDGRMEIGMAAVAITLSDVVVFTPIAFMRGMVGQFFRQFGLTVVFATLFSLFVSFTLTPMLAAKLFKQEKGAGDEAGLTGSGRKSLFSWLWKRTGPVGQKVKETYLKFLHWSLDHRKTVLISVILLFLASLTLPALNIVGAEQMPKIDQGDMTVNLEMPVGTPIGETDKVLKEIERYLATIPEIKYYHTTLGSSGGMQGTSAGSHLGRIGIQLYEKKQRERTIWEIGDQIRKWGQNFTGGKISVTEADNMGPPGGDIEIQVTGNDTQKLVALADQVKATVARIPGARDVDTDWRIGQPEIQIKIDRRKASDAGLSVDEIARTVRAGLNGYTVGKFRQGGDETDINIRVENLNKSDINHIKSLPVSTVSGNVVQLQQLADIAPGSGPTEIKRIDRQRAIVVKGNLRGRSLNEFLQDAQKEVNKIKLPPGYHITFAGQAEGMKETFADLISALALSIILVYMVLVMLYESFMTPFIRMMALPLGVVGALLALAITGNTLNLFSMIGLIMMDGLVAKNGTLLIDYTHTLMNRGLTLREALVEAGKTRLRPIIMTTFTMIFGMLPTALALGEGAETRSSMAWVLIGGLITSTVFTLIVIPVVYTIMDDYKQKFTGFISRRKSKEVQAG, from the coding sequence ATGAATCTGACTCAGTTATCTATTAAAAGGCCTGCCATGATGACAATGGTCATTATGGTCTTTGTTGTATTAGGACTGTATACATATCACCGGATGGGAGCGGAATTATTTCCTTCGGTAAATTTGCCCTATGTGGCCGTTGTAACCAACTATCCCGGGGCCGGCGCCGAGGAGATTGAGACGCAGATAACCAAACCCCTGGAGGATGAACTTGCCTCGTTAAGTCAGTTGAAGAGGATAAGGTCACAGGCTTCCGAAGGATTCACCTTTACGGTATTGGAATTCGAGATGTCGGCTGATGCTGACAAGGCGGCCATGGATGTACAGAAAAAAGTCGATATGATTAAAGGCAGGTTGCCTGAAGATGCTTCGGACCCCGTTGTCTACAAACAGGATATTAATGATCAGCCGGTACTGATAATGGCTCTGCAGAGTAAGCGACCTTTGTATGAGACAAAGAAGATGGCCGAGGATATGATTAAAGACCGCTTGCAGAAGATTGCCGGAGTGGCTGATGTTTCCGTCGTCGGCGGGCAAAAAAGAGAAATTGTGGTTTCTGTTGATAAAGCTAAACTGGCCGGATATGGACTGTCCCTGAACCAGATCATTAACCGACTGCGGGCGGAAAACCTGAACCAACCAAGCGGGCGCCTTGATCGTCCTGAGGCTGAGTACAACGTAAGAGTTTTGGGCGAGTTTAAGAGTTTAGACGATATCCGGAACCTGGATATTCCTACCGGAAACGGCGCTTCCGTTCCTTTAAGCGCCGTGGCCACTGTAACCGACGGCTACCAGGAAGTAAGGGAATACAGCCGGGTGAATGGGATCAGTGCGGTTTCATTAATGGTATTTAAGCAGAGTGATGCTTCTATCGTTGAAGTAGGCGAACGGGTTAAAGAGGAAATTGACAAAATTCAAAGGGAATTGCCTGAAGACGTGAAGATTATAGTTTCCCGGGATACATCACAGTTTATTCGCACATCTCTGGACGATACCCGTAACTCTATCATAGAAGGCATCTGTACTACTGCACTGGCTTTGTACATATTTTTACGGGAGTGGCGTTCGACGGTAATTGTGGCCCTGGCCATCCCCACGTCCCTCTTGGCTGCGCTAATGATGATGTTTTTTGCCGGGTTCACCTTCAACATGCTGTCACTGATGGGGCTGGCCCTTTGTATTGGTATTCTGGTGGACGATTCCATTGTGGTCATTGAAAACATTCACCGGCACCTGAAAATGGGCAAAGACCCGGCAACTGCGGCTCTGGACGGGCGGATGGAAATAGGTATGGCGGCAGTGGCCATTACTCTGTCCGATGTGGTTGTTTTCACGCCAATAGCCTTTATGAGAGGGATGGTAGGGCAATTTTTCCGGCAATTTGGTTTAACTGTGGTTTTTGCTACACTGTTTTCACTTTTTGTATCTTTCACTTTAACTCCCATGTTGGCGGCAAAACTGTTCAAACAGGAAAAGGGTGCCGGCGATGAGGCGGGTTTGACTGGTTCCGGCAGGAAATCACTGTTTTCCTGGTTATGGAAACGTACCGGTCCAGTGGGCCAAAAAGTTAAAGAAACATACCTTAAATTTTTGCATTGGTCCCTTGACCATAGAAAAACAGTACTAATCTCGGTCATCCTTTTGTTCCTGGCCAGTTTGACGTTGCCTGCCCTTAACATTGTCGGGGCTGAACAGATGCCCAAAATAGACCAAGGAGATATGACCGTCAACCTGGAGATGCCGGTAGGTACGCCTATCGGTGAAACAGATAAGGTTTTGAAGGAAATTGAACGTTACCTGGCAACCATTCCAGAAATAAAATATTACCATACTACCCTGGGTTCTTCCGGCGGCATGCAGGGAACTTCGGCCGGTTCGCACCTGGGTAGGATAGGGATACAGCTTTATGAGAAAAAACAACGGGAGAGAACGATTTGGGAAATCGGGGACCAGATTCGCAAGTGGGGACAAAACTTTACCGGCGGGAAGATAAGCGTGACTGAAGCGGATAACATGGGTCCGCCGGGCGGGGATATTGAAATCCAGGTCACCGGAAATGATACGCAAAAGCTGGTTGCGTTGGCCGACCAGGTTAAGGCAACCGTTGCCAGAATTCCTGGGGCAAGGGATGTGGATACTGACTGGCGGATTGGTCAGCCGGAAATTCAAATCAAGATTGATCGCCGCAAAGCCAGTGATGCCGGACTGTCGGTTGATGAAATTGCCCGTACGGTGCGGGCCGGCCTGAATGGGTACACGGTCGGTAAATTCCGCCAGGGCGGGGATGAAACCGATATTAATATACGGGTGGAAAATTTGAATAAGTCTGATATCAACCACATCAAGTCCCTTCCTGTTTCAACCGTATCCGGCAATGTCGTACAGCTACAGCAACTGGCTGACATTGCGCCCGGCAGCGGACCAACGGAGATAAAACGGATTGACCGGCAGCGAGCCATAGTGGTGAAGGGAAATCTGCGAGGCAGGTCATTAAACGAATTTTTGCAGGATGCCCAAAAAGAAGTAAATAAGATTAAACTTCCCCCGGGCTACCACATTACTTTTGCCGGCCAGGCCGAAGGTATGAAAGAAACCTTTGCTGACTTAATCTCGGCTCTGGCCCTCTCAATAATCCTGGTATATATGGTACTGGTAATGCTTTACGAATCATTTATGACACCTTTTATCCGGATGATGGCGCTACCTCTTGGCGTTGTCGGGGCTTTACTGGCTTTAGCCATCACCGGTAATACGCTGAACCTTTTTTCCATGATAGGTCTTATCATGATGGACGGTCTGGTGGCCAAAAACGGAACCCTGCTGATAGATTACACCCATACCCTGATGAACCGGGGCCTGACACTCAGAGAAGCATTGGTTGAAGCCGGAAAAACAAGGTTGCGACCAATAATCATGACCACTTTCACCATGATTTTCGGTATGCTGCCGACGGCTCTGGCTTTGGGGGAAGGCGCCGAAACGCGGTCAAGTATGGCCTGGGTTTTAATCGGGGGTTTGATTACATCTACTGTTTTTACCTTGATTGTAATACCGGTAGTCTATACCATTATGGACGATTATAAACAAAAGTTTACCGGGTTCATCAGCCGGCGTAAATCGAAAGAGGTTCAGGCAGGCTAG
- the murI gene encoding glutamate racemase, producing the protein MSSSISDRPIGIFDSGVGGISVLKDMVQLLPNEKFIYYADSLNAPYGTKDNETIARLSRNVARFLVNKGIKTLVVACNTATAVAINQLRAELEIPVIGMEPAVKPAVELGKEGKVLVMATPVTLKQEKFNKLLHRYDEHSRVIPLPCPGLVELVEKGITQGKEIKEYLSKLLANIQRDQIAVVVLGCTHYVFVRDTIKQFFPSQIPVIDGNCGTAKRLLKVLEDAGLRAPEKKGEKEIGMQVRKMAVEFYTSGDPHHVIPLCQCLLNLNL; encoded by the coding sequence ATGAGCAGCAGTATCAGTGACAGGCCAATAGGGATATTTGATTCAGGGGTAGGTGGGATCAGCGTATTAAAGGATATGGTCCAGTTACTGCCCAACGAGAAATTTATCTACTATGCTGATTCTTTGAATGCCCCCTACGGTACCAAAGATAATGAAACAATAGCCCGGTTATCAAGAAATGTTGCCCGTTTCCTGGTCAATAAAGGCATCAAAACTTTAGTGGTAGCGTGTAATACAGCGACGGCTGTAGCCATAAACCAATTGAGAGCGGAACTGGAGATACCTGTTATTGGGATGGAACCCGCTGTTAAGCCTGCTGTTGAGTTGGGTAAGGAGGGCAAGGTTTTGGTTATGGCCACGCCTGTTACCCTAAAACAGGAGAAGTTCAATAAGCTGCTGCATAGATATGACGAGCATTCCAGAGTAATCCCTTTACCTTGCCCGGGTTTGGTTGAACTGGTGGAGAAGGGAATCACTCAGGGAAAAGAAATAAAGGAATATTTATCTAAATTGTTAGCCAATATTCAGCGGGACCAGATTGCAGTTGTGGTCCTGGGCTGTACCCATTACGTATTTGTCCGGGATACCATAAAACAATTTTTTCCGTCACAAATTCCGGTTATTGACGGGAACTGCGGGACTGCCAAACGGTTGCTGAAAGTGCTTGAAGATGCCGGACTTCGGGCCCCCGAGAAAAAAGGGGAAAAAGAAATTGGTATGCAGGTCCGGAAAATGGCAGTTGAGTTTTATACCTCAGGGGACCCCCACCACGTCATACCGCTGTGCCAATGCCTTTTAAATTTAAACCTTTAA
- the glgP gene encoding alpha-glucan family phosphorylase has translation MEYGLSHELPIYAGGLGVLAGDFLKAAHDLNLPVVGIGILWRQDYTEQFIGEDGRPYDLYPDYDYSNIKDTGKTVTVRIRGEDVICKIRLVDQYANAPLYLLDTNYPGSPHGWITNRLYGGTAQDRIAQEMVLGIGGIRALKALGIEVDVYHFNEGHAVFAGIELIREKMHGQHMSFEDAWQETRRQVCFTTHTPVAAGNESHDHALLQHMEAYNGLNHEQMSKLGGDPFNMTAAALRLSTVANAVSKLHGQTARSMWKEVRDAAPIISITNGVHTPTWQADDIKEAFERGEDLWEPHMRHKKELLAYIKEQTGNELNPDALLVGFARRAAAYKRSDLIFRNAEVIEPLLKEGKIQLVFSGKAHPRDTLGKEIITDLVKMDRKYSNSVVFLENYNMNIARLLVRGSDVWLNNPKRPLEASGTSGMKAAMNGVLNVSVVDGWVAEGCQHGVSGWLICTVCKEPLTDINEDELDVQNLYRVLFDEVIPTYYNNREKWLEMMRASIDMSHYQFSAQRMIREYYELLYNRTYREQEKKNREPAMV, from the coding sequence ATGGAATACGGACTTAGCCATGAGTTACCGATATATGCAGGTGGTCTGGGGGTCTTGGCTGGAGACTTCTTGAAAGCGGCTCATGACCTGAACCTGCCTGTTGTCGGTATAGGCATTCTTTGGCGACAGGATTATACGGAACAATTCATAGGAGAAGACGGAAGGCCTTACGACCTCTACCCTGATTACGATTATTCAAACATAAAAGATACAGGAAAAACCGTCACAGTACGGATCAGGGGTGAAGACGTAATCTGCAAAATCCGCTTGGTCGACCAATACGCAAACGCCCCTCTTTACCTTCTTGATACCAATTATCCCGGCAGCCCCCACGGTTGGATTACCAACAGGTTGTACGGTGGCACGGCCCAAGACAGAATTGCGCAGGAAATGGTGCTTGGTATAGGCGGTATACGGGCCCTTAAAGCTTTGGGCATAGAGGTTGACGTTTATCATTTCAATGAAGGACACGCCGTTTTTGCAGGTATAGAATTAATCAGGGAAAAAATGCATGGTCAACATATGTCTTTTGAGGATGCCTGGCAGGAAACCCGTAGACAGGTATGTTTTACTACCCATACGCCCGTTGCGGCCGGTAACGAATCCCATGACCATGCTCTATTACAGCATATGGAAGCTTATAACGGCTTAAACCACGAACAAATGAGCAAGCTGGGCGGCGACCCCTTTAATATGACGGCTGCAGCCTTACGCCTATCTACCGTGGCCAATGCCGTCTCTAAACTCCATGGCCAGACTGCCAGGTCAATGTGGAAAGAAGTGCGTGACGCAGCGCCTATTATCTCTATTACTAACGGAGTCCATACACCAACATGGCAGGCCGATGACATAAAGGAGGCCTTTGAAAGAGGCGAGGACCTGTGGGAACCTCATATGCGGCATAAGAAGGAACTTCTGGCTTATATCAAAGAACAAACCGGAAATGAGCTAAACCCCGATGCCCTGTTAGTGGGTTTTGCCCGCCGGGCTGCCGCTTATAAACGAAGTGACCTAATATTCCGCAATGCGGAAGTTATCGAACCTTTATTGAAAGAAGGTAAGATCCAGTTAGTCTTTTCCGGAAAGGCCCACCCACGTGATACGCTCGGCAAAGAAATCATCACGGACCTGGTCAAAATGGACCGCAAATACAGTAACAGTGTGGTTTTCCTGGAAAATTACAATATGAATATTGCCAGGTTGTTAGTACGCGGTAGCGATGTTTGGCTGAACAATCCCAAACGGCCGCTGGAAGCCAGCGGCACTTCGGGCATGAAGGCCGCGATGAACGGAGTTTTGAACGTTAGCGTTGTTGATGGATGGGTAGCCGAAGGTTGTCAACATGGTGTAAGCGGTTGGCTAATATGTACCGTATGTAAAGAACCTCTCACCGATATAAACGAAGACGAACTCGACGTACAAAATTTATACAGAGTCCTGTTTGACGAAGTCATCCCCACCTATTACAACAACCGGGAAAAATGGCTGGAGATGATGAGAGCAAGCATTGACATGTCACACTATCAATTCTCTGCACAGAGAATGATCAGGGAATATTATGAACTTTTGTACAACAGGACTTACCGCGAACAAGAGAAAAAAAACCGGGAGCCAGCCATGGTTTAA
- a CDS encoding TatA/E family twin arginine-targeting protein translocase, producing the protein MFGFLPSIGFPELILILVIALIIFGPGKLPEVGKALGKGIREFKSASKEVQKEIHEAVNTSDNEAK; encoded by the coding sequence ATGTTCGGTTTTTTGCCAAGCATAGGGTTCCCTGAACTGATATTAATATTGGTTATCGCGTTAATAATCTTCGGGCCCGGTAAGTTACCCGAAGTGGGTAAGGCTCTGGGCAAAGGTATCAGGGAATTTAAAAGCGCTTCCAAAGAAGTGCAAAAGGAAATTCACGAAGCAGTTAATACTTCTGATAATGAAGCCAAATAA